A genomic segment from Bufo bufo chromosome 8, aBufBuf1.1, whole genome shotgun sequence encodes:
- the LOC121009249 gene encoding properdin-like, with protein sequence MSPLPFFLLIVVSIPSAGAYDVLCFTVFNDTSLQCEDFLGDGILQEDCCLNHKYGFKRELNLNCQSCRPSEWSEWGNWSPCSVTCHEGFQERHRTCIGQGHCPGNDLEVKSCVQQECCPVMGGWSKWTSWSRCSVTCGIGHKQKRRLCDNPKPSCGGICIGVSNQIDLCETHQLCPTHGSWGNWGPWNPCSSHCKEEGSTNIPIQLRHRVCDNPRPSIYPAGNRCQGSAHEDRQCPDLPFCPVDGGWGSWKKDSECTVTCGVGRIREKRTCDNPLPRYGGQDCSGSPTRDTICNTKAPCPIDGQWSNWQGWSPCSLLQGETRCQKRYGLQNRRRECLGTSNGGKWCEGKYRESRKCYNVDGCHLNGAWSEWSAWGLCSSPCGLSEKKRFRECLPQYTEYSGLEEAAFSGTPKVRCASINGETLKVEEKITCPNLPPFQ encoded by the exons ATGTCGCCCCTGCCCTTCTTCCTTCTCATTGTGGTCTCCATACCGTCTGCAG GAGCATATGATGTCCTGTGCTTTACTGTATTTAACGATACAAGTCTACAGTGCGAAGATTTCCTGGGGGACGGGATTTTACAGGAGGACTGCTGCCTGAACCACAAGTACGGATTCAAGAGAGAACTCAACTTAAACTGCCAGTCCTGCCG CCCTTCTGAGTGGTCAGAGTGGGGGAACTGGAGTCCTTGTTCTGTCACATGTCATGAAGGTTTTCAGGAGAGACATAGAACCTGCATAGGACAAGGACACTGTCCTGGAAATGATCTTGAAGTTAAATCCTGCGTTCAACAAGAATGCTGTCCCG TGATGGGAGGTTGGTCCAAGTGGACATCATGGTCAAGATGTTCTGTTACTTGTGGCATTGGACATAAACAGAAAAGACGACTGTGTGACAACCCAAAGCCTTCTTGTGGTGGTATCTGTATTGGTGTAAGCAATCAAATAGACCTCTGTGAAACTCATCAACTTTGTCCAA CTCATGGTTCCTGGGGAAATTGGGGACCCTGGAATCCATGTTCCTCCCATTGCAAAGAAGAAGGTTCTACGAATATTCCAATTCAGTTACGTCATCGAGTGTGCGACAACCCTAGGCCATCTATATACCCTGCAGGAAACCGCTGCCAAGGTAGCGCCCACGAGGATCGACAATGTCCAGATCTTCCTTTCTGTCCAG TTGATGGCGGTTGGGGGTCATGGAAGAAAGACTCGGAGTGTACAGTGACCTGTGGCGTTGGACGGATAAGAGAAAAGAGGACATGTGACAACCCTCTGCCACGATACGGAGGACAAGACTGTTCAGGTTCTCCCACTCGAGACACTATCTGCAACACCAAGGCTCCCTGTCCTA TTGATGGGCAGTGGTCAAATTGGCAGGGGTGGTCCCCGTGTAGCCTTCTGCAAGGGGAAACCAGGTGCCAAAAAAGATATGGACTTCAGAACAGACGTCGTGAATGTCTCGGGACAAGTAATGGAGGGAAGTGGTGCGAGGGGAAGTACAGGGAGAGCCGCAAGTGCTACAACGTCGATGGCTGTCACC TTAATGGAGCGTGGTCGGAATGGAGTGCGTGGGGACTGTGCTCCTCTCCATGTGGACTGTCCGAAAAAAAGAGATTCCGGGAGTGTCTTCCGCAGTATACTGAATACTC
- the LOC121009250 gene encoding leucine-rich repeat neuronal protein 1-like — MPCIDSLRMRRLLPWTETLALLVICQSLCISGLAFCPPQCVCETRPWFTPQSVYHEAKTVDCNDLLLTHIPENISIDTQVLLLQSNKISHMGWELQDLVNLTELDLSQNHFQSIRDLSVSNLSHLITLYLEENQLTELPDYCLKDLESLEELYINHNQINYIGPRAFAGLGKLLRLHLNANRLRLIDSTWFEDLPNLEILMIGENPVSALQNLNFQPLGRLHSLVLAGMELNQIPENAFFGLDYLESLSFFDNRLTSVPKEALKHLKLLKFLDLNKNPISRIRSGDFKDMPHLEELSLNSMEDLERVEAEAFQDLPELIKLEIFNNPRLTYLDPGAFGPNVSALKTLLLSNNRLALIPLKVFQTLPGLSEISLYSNPLRCDCQNNWKGLSSVQLIEAQATLCTSPPLVSGHLFQEIQGQAWLSRCPPLIDENSFPSRLHLSKHQLVTLNCQASGHPKPEIYWITPHGERISGGTGRVRILAEGSLEILDATEEDSGSYMCQMWNSDGTDSKSVVIFINGTEEQEFTSLSIVTKKVHSNFVVVEWKMLGGPANAPNVLVPALWTSATMRIHNPHISYTAKVPLDIQEYNLTHLQPATKYEVCFTVSSLSRPSQQSCLNVTTKDASFSVAAVGRPVSIALSAALGSLIAGLCMAAVIVYAGHHLRYKSCGHSLKKYMQRASFIPLNEFYPPLISLWEGEVEKEKESSLEQPVLVPPQEDKTFPTVVQIDTSKTYMWQP; from the coding sequence ATGCCTTGTATTGATTCCTTAAGAATGAGGAGATTACTTCCTTGGACTGAGACTTTGGCTCTTCTTGTCATTTGCCAGTCATTGTGCATCTCGGGTCTGGCATTCTGTCCTCCTCAATGTGTTTGTGAAACAAGGCCCTGGTTCACACCACAGTCTGTGTACCATGAAGCGAAGACGGTGGACTGCAATGACCTTCTACTGACTCACATTCCAGAAAATATCTCTATTGATACCCAAGTGCTACTTCTGCAGAGTAATAAGATATCACACATGGGTTGGGAACTTCAAGATCTGGTGAATCTTACCGAACTTGACTTGTCTCAAAACCACTTTCAGAGCATCCGGGACTTAAGCGTGTCCAACCTTTCCCATCTCATCACTCTTTATCTAGAGGAGAATCAGCTCACTGAGCTGCCGGACTACTGCCTAAAAGATCTAGAGAGCCTAGAAGAGTTGTATATTAATCACAACCAGATTAATTATATTGGCCCTCGAGCCTTTGCCGGCTTGGGAAAACTACTGAGACTTCATCTCAATGCCAACCGTCTACGTCTTATCGATTCAACGTGGTTTGAAGACCTTCCAAACTTAGAGATACTCATGATCGGTGAGAACCCTGTGAGCGCCCTTCAAAACTTGAATTTTCAACCACTTGGAAGATTACACAGTCTAGTACTGGCAGGGATGGAACTTAACCAGATTCCAGAAAATGCCTTCTTTGGGTTGGACTACCTTGAAAGCCTTTCGTTTTTTGATAACCGTCTTACTTCTGTCCCCAAGGAGGCGCTGAAGCATTTGAAGCTCCTTAAATTCTTAGACCTTAACAAAAACCCCATAAGTAGAATTCGGTCCGGAGATTTTAAAGACATGCCTCATCTTGAGGAACTCAGCCTAAATTCAATGGAGGATTTAGAAAGAGTGGAAGCGGAAGCCTTCCAGGACCTGCCTGAGCTTATTAAATTGGAAATTTTCAACAACCCTAGGTTGACCTACCTGGACCCTGGTGCCTTTGGACCCAACGTTAGTGCTTTGAAGACTTTACTACTTAGCAATAATCGATTGGCATTAATACCGCTTAAAGTATTTCAGACACTACCGGGATTATCTGAAATCAGCTTATACAGTAatcctctgcgctgtgattgccaGAACAACTGGAAAGGACTTTCATCAGTTCAGCTGATTGAAGCCCAAGCCACACTCTGTACAAGCCCACCACTGGTCAGCGGACACCTCTTCCAGGAAATACAAGGACAGGCTTGGTTAAGTCGATGTCCTCCACTAATAGACGAAAATTCTTTTCCATCTCGGCTTCATCTATCCAAACACCAGCTGGTGACTCTCAACTGCCAAGCCAGCGGTCACCCAAAGCCAGAGATATACTGGATAACGCCTCATGGAGAAAGAATATCAGGAGGAACGGGCAGGGTCCGAATCTTAGCTGAGGGTTCTCTGGAAATTTTGGATGCTACAGAAGAAGATTCTGGGTCATACATGTGCCAAATGTGGAACTCAGATGGTACAGACAGTAAAAGTGTTGTCATCTTCATCAATGGGACTGAGGAGCAGGAGTTCACGTCTCTGTCCATAGTCACCAAGAAAGTTCATTCCAATTTTGTTGTGGTGGAGTGGAAGATGTTAGGCGGGCCAGCCAATGCTCCAAACGTCCTCGTTCCAGCCCTATGGACCTCAGCGACCATGAGGATACACAATCCACATATCAGTTATACCGCCAAAGTTCCTCTAGATATACAAGAGTACAACCTCACACATCTACAGCCAGCTACCAAGTATGAGGTTTGCTTCACTGTGTCATCTCTATCCCGGCCAAGTCAACAATCTTGTCTCAACGTGACCACCAAGGATGCTTCCTTTTCAGTGGCTGCAGTTGGTCGGCCGGTCAGTATTGCCCTCTCAGCAGCTCTTGGCTCCCTAATTGCTGGACTATGCATGGCTGCTGTCATCGTCTATGCTGGACATCACCTCCGTTACAAAAGCTGTGGACATTCTTTAAAAAAGTATATGCAGAGGGCTTCGTTCATCCCTCTCAATGAGTTCTATCCACCACTCATCAGTCTTTGGGAAGGAGAAGTCGAGAAGGAAAAGGAGAGCAGCTTGGAACAGCCGGTTTTGGTGCCACCTCAAGAAGACAAGACGTTTCCAACGGTGGTTCAGATTGATACGTCAAAGACTTACATGTGGCAGCCTTaa